The nucleotide sequence TATTGGCAGTTGGGGGAGAGGGGGGATTAAGGAGTGTTTAACATCTTACTCTTATTTGTTTTGGTAATCACTCAGGTTTTAGGGGATGTTTGCCTCAGTCAGGCGATGAAATTATATGGGGAAGTCACTTCCTTTTCCCCCGCCGCAGTGTTTGCCGTTATATACTATCTCCTCACTTCTATTTGGTTTTATATGGGTTTAGGCAGCCTTACCGTTTCCTGGTTTATTTATCTTTTTGCTGTTTCCAAGATGGATTTGAGTTATGTTTTGCCCATTCATGCTTCCAGTTATGTGATAAATGCTTTATTGGCTTGGCTGCTGTTAGGAGAAATCATAACACCATTGCGTTGGTTTGCCACTTTATTGATTTCCGTCGGGGTTTTTATTGTTGGTTATAGTGAGTATCTGAGGAGGAAGTCTCTTTTGGCTGCCAACAAATCCTCCAGCCTTCTGCCC is from Geminocystis sp. M7585_C2015_104 and encodes:
- a CDS encoding EamA family transporter, which codes for MFNILLLFVLVITQVLGDVCLSQAMKLYGEVTSFSPAAVFAVIYYLLTSIWFYMGLGSLTVSWFIYLFAVSKMDLSYVLPIHASSYVINALLAWLLLGEIITPLRWFATLLISVGVFIVGYSEYLRRKSLLAANKSSSLLPLFLLFIPTNFFSPFWLGVIVMVLADSCGDLLNAKGMRLITPPASFSLAEISRWLLQIATNFYVIVAVLCQALALFLFISLLSWDDLSLVRPASALGYLVTILAAKYLLGERVSRLRWFGITLIVAGVMILSVS